Proteins found in one Alphaproteobacteria bacterium genomic segment:
- a CDS encoding DNA-3-methyladenine glycosylase 2 family protein, whose translation MPEMHSKAETTAAGATPCPDLTPGTAIRSRAILARALAALAADDRPLRVALQALGPPPLRWRGTGFPALVSIILGQQVSLASATALRARLLRAARPLTPGAVLDLGEDRLRAIGLSRQKADYVLGLATEIADGRLNLQGLARMSDGDAQARLMALKGIGRWSAEVYLLFALGRPDIWPADDLAVQDGVARVLGLSSRPDAAATRHLGERWRPWRSAAARLMWHTYGKGQWERS comes from the coding sequence ATGCCAGAGATGCACAGCAAGGCCGAGACGACCGCAGCCGGCGCCACGCCATGTCCTGATCTGACCCCCGGCACGGCCATCCGCAGCCGGGCAATTCTGGCCCGGGCGCTGGCCGCACTGGCGGCGGATGATCGCCCGTTGAGGGTTGCCCTACAGGCGCTTGGTCCGCCGCCCCTGCGCTGGCGCGGCACTGGTTTTCCGGCGCTGGTGTCGATCATCCTCGGCCAGCAGGTGTCGCTGGCCTCCGCAACGGCGCTGCGGGCCCGCTTGCTGCGGGCGGCGCGGCCACTGACGCCCGGCGCCGTCCTTGACCTGGGTGAGGACAGGCTGCGCGCCATCGGGCTCAGTCGGCAGAAGGCTGACTATGTGCTGGGACTGGCCACGGAGATCGCCGACGGCCGCCTCAACCTGCAAGGCCTTGCGCGCATGAGCGATGGAGACGCCCAGGCCAGGCTCATGGCGCTCAAAGGGATTGGCCGCTGGAGTGCAGAAGTCTATCTGCTGTTTGCGCTCGGCCGCCCCGACATCTGGCCGGCCGACGATCTGGCGGTGCAGGATGGGGTCGCCCGGGTGCTGGGGCTGTCCAGCCGGCCGGACGCGGCGGCGACCCGCCATCTGGGCGAGCGCTGGCGACCGTGGCGCAGCGCCGCCGCCCGCCTCATGTGGCATACCTATGGCAAGGGACAGTGGGAGAGATCATGA
- a CDS encoding HNH endonuclease gives MSLSEGQNPALVLNADFRPLSYLPLSLWSWQDTVKAVFLDRVSVVSEYDKVVRSPRFAMKLPSVIALKQYVTPVSRPAFTRFNVFLRDGFCCQYCGDALPAHELTFDHLVPRARGGQTLWENVLTACETCNMEKGSRMPAEAGMHPMRRPWRPTVWELQENGRGFPPNYLHRSWRDFLYWDSELEP, from the coding sequence TTGTCGCTATCCGAAGGCCAGAACCCGGCGCTCGTCCTCAACGCGGACTTCCGTCCCCTGAGTTACCTGCCCCTGTCGCTGTGGTCGTGGCAGGACACGGTCAAGGCGGTGTTCCTCGACCGGGTGAGCGTGGTGTCGGAGTATGACAAGGTTGTGCGGTCGCCGCGCTTCGCCATGAAGCTGCCGAGCGTCATAGCCCTTAAGCAGTATGTGACGCCGGTATCGCGGCCGGCCTTCACGCGCTTCAACGTCTTTCTGCGCGACGGATTCTGCTGTCAGTACTGCGGTGACGCCCTGCCGGCGCACGAACTGACCTTCGATCATCTGGTGCCGCGGGCCCGTGGCGGCCAGACCCTGTGGGAAAACGTCCTGACCGCGTGCGAGACCTGCAATATGGAAAAGGGCAGCCGCATGCCCGCCGAGGCCGGCATGCACCCCATGCGTCGGCCATGGCGACCGACGGTGTGGGAGTTGCAGGAGAATGGTCGCGGCTTCCCGCCCAACTACCTGCATCGCAGTTGGCGCGACTTCCTCTACTGGGATAGCGAGCTGGAACCCTAA
- a CDS encoding cob(I)yrinic acid a,c-diamide adenosyltransferase: MVRLDRIYTRGGDGGETGLVDGSRVAKDDLRLIAMGAVDELNAAIGVARCQMTAAGADDDHMLGRIQNDLFDLGADLATPQSGRRNEGALRVTPDQVTRLEREIDAMTESLKPLTSFILPGGAPAAAALHMARTITRRAEQTVVTLARRDTVNSAARHYLNRLSDHLFVLARVLNDHGAADVLWQPGATRDTNG, from the coding sequence ATGGTCAGACTGGATCGTATCTATACCCGCGGCGGCGACGGTGGCGAGACCGGCCTGGTGGACGGCAGCCGGGTCGCCAAGGATGATCTGCGCCTCATCGCCATGGGCGCCGTGGACGAGCTGAATGCGGCCATCGGTGTAGCTCGCTGCCAGATGACAGCCGCCGGCGCCGATGACGACCATATGCTTGGCCGTATCCAGAACGATCTGTTCGATCTGGGCGCCGATCTGGCGACACCGCAGAGCGGGCGCAGGAACGAAGGGGCCCTGCGCGTCACACCGGATCAGGTGACCCGGCTGGAGCGGGAAATCGACGCCATGACCGAATCCCTGAAGCCGCTCACCAGCTTCATCCTGCCCGGCGGCGCACCGGCCGCGGCGGCGCTGCACATGGCCCGCACCATAACCCGGCGGGCAGAGCAGACGGTTGTGACGCTCGCCCGCCGCGACACCGTCAATAGCGCAGCCCGCCACTACCTCAACCGGCTGTCGGACCATCTGTTCGTTCTGGCCCGTGTCCTGAACGATCACGGTGCGGCTGACGTGCTGTGGCAGCCCGGCGCCACCCGCGATACCAACGGCTGA
- a CDS encoding dienelactone hydrolase family protein, with the protein MIAEPDDICFGPAGGGAPAALVLLLHGYGHTAAEMASHAPALARHLPEARFIAVNGFDPCPTWPIGRQWWPVGRRAADERPAAVATTLALLNQRADGWLKALGLSGHRLVVMGFSQGAILTLEFGLRRSVTPAALVSFSGKLLDDTRIAQDVATRPPVLALHGDLDRAVAVSRLAETEAALTALDVPVTARRIATLGHVMDEEGIAAAGRFAAVALAAQAVSR; encoded by the coding sequence ATGATTGCGGAGCCCGATGACATCTGTTTCGGCCCGGCAGGCGGCGGCGCGCCGGCCGCACTGGTGCTGTTGCTGCACGGCTATGGCCATACAGCAGCGGAGATGGCGAGCCACGCGCCGGCCCTGGCGCGGCATCTTCCCGAGGCCAGGTTTATCGCCGTCAACGGCTTCGACCCGTGCCCCACATGGCCTATCGGCCGGCAGTGGTGGCCGGTCGGCCGGCGGGCGGCGGACGAGCGACCGGCGGCGGTGGCGACGACCCTGGCGCTATTGAACCAGCGGGCCGACGGCTGGCTCAAGGCGCTCGGCCTGTCTGGCCACCGGCTGGTGGTGATGGGCTTCAGTCAGGGAGCGATTCTGACGCTGGAGTTCGGCCTGCGCCGGAGCGTGACGCCGGCGGCGCTGGTGTCCTTTTCCGGCAAGCTTCTGGATGACACACGGATTGCGCAGGATGTGGCGACGCGACCGCCGGTGCTGGCGCTGCACGGCGACCTGGATCGTGCTGTGGCCGTGTCGCGACTGGCGGAGACGGAGGCGGCGCTGACGGCGCTGGATGTGCCGGTCACGGCGCGGCGGATCGCCACCCTTGGCCATGTGATGGATGAGGAGGGCATCGCCGCGGCCGGACGCTTCGCGGCCGTGGCGCTGGCTGCTCAGGCGGTGTCGCGGTAG
- the gluQRS gene encoding tRNA glutamyl-Q(34) synthetase GluQRS, whose protein sequence is MPVTPVITRFAPSPTGALHLGHAYAALVAWRAARQAGGRFLVRLEDIDGPRMRPAYVQAILDDLTWLGLPWDGEVLRQSTRMAAYKAALDRLAGMDLLYPCFCTRAEIRAEIDRAGSAPHPAAGREGSAGDGSGDGMTPPYPGTCRALAASERAARLAAGEPHALRLPMDQALAKAGPHLVWHDRRRGEQVADPAPFGDIVLARKDIPASYHLAVTVDDAAQGITLVTRGEDLFAASHIHRLLQALLGLPVPDYLHHPLVVDGRGKRLAKRDDARSLAALRARNMTAQHIKTLLEDGEARCAAGLATAIQGP, encoded by the coding sequence ATGCCCGTCACGCCCGTCATCACCCGCTTCGCCCCCAGCCCCACCGGCGCGCTGCATCTGGGTCATGCCTATGCCGCCCTGGTGGCCTGGCGCGCCGCGCGACAGGCGGGTGGTCGTTTTCTGGTGCGCCTGGAAGATATTGACGGACCTCGCATGCGGCCGGCCTATGTGCAGGCCATTCTCGACGACCTCACATGGCTCGGCCTGCCATGGGATGGGGAGGTTCTGCGCCAGTCGACACGCATGGCGGCATACAAGGCGGCGCTCGATCGGCTCGCCGGTATGGATCTGCTCTATCCCTGTTTCTGCACCCGCGCGGAAATCCGGGCGGAGATCGACCGCGCCGGCAGCGCGCCCCATCCGGCCGCTGGCCGCGAAGGAAGCGCCGGAGACGGCTCTGGCGATGGTATGACACCGCCCTATCCCGGCACATGCCGCGCCCTTGCCGCCAGCGAGCGGGCAGCCCGCCTGGCCGCCGGCGAACCCCACGCTCTGCGCCTTCCTATGGACCAGGCCCTGGCAAAAGCCGGGCCGCATCTGGTCTGGCACGATCGCCGCCGGGGCGAGCAAGTGGCCGACCCCGCCCCCTTCGGCGATATCGTCCTGGCGCGCAAGGACATCCCCGCCAGCTACCATCTGGCGGTAACGGTGGATGACGCGGCGCAGGGGATCACCTTGGTGACGCGCGGCGAGGACCTGTTCGCCGCCAGCCACATCCACCGTCTGCTGCAGGCGCTGCTCGGCCTGCCGGTACCTGACTATCTGCACCATCCGCTGGTGGTGGACGGCCGCGGCAAGCGGCTGGCCAAGCGCGACGACGCCCGCTCGCTCGCTGCCCTGCGAGCCCGGAACATGACGGCGCAGCACATCAAGACCCTGCTGGAGGATGGGGAAGCCCGCTGTGCCGCCGGCCTGGCGACGGCTATACAGGGGCCATGA
- a CDS encoding electron transfer flavoprotein subunit beta/FixA family protein: MKILVAVKHAVEYRHTLRISVTGGGGEQAHLERAINPYDEVALEMALQLRERGRAGSVTTLTIGQPDALDTCYTALAMGADRAIHVPGPAELSPLAVARLLRQAAQQETPDLILTGRQSATGDHGQTGAMLAALLDWPQATAATSILVRPDRLRVTRRIEHGTELLELVPPAVITCDVLMATPRYVTAPHYNKARQMPVETLDLDVDAAALAAGVVPEDAFAPPGRPPARTTRDPAELVRWLRDSTTVLD, encoded by the coding sequence GTGAAGATCCTGGTCGCCGTCAAGCACGCGGTGGAGTATCGCCACACCTTGCGCATCAGCGTCACCGGCGGCGGTGGCGAGCAGGCCCATCTGGAACGCGCCATCAATCCCTATGACGAGGTGGCGCTGGAAATGGCGCTGCAACTGCGCGAACGCGGCCGCGCCGGCTCCGTCACCACCCTCACCATCGGCCAGCCGGATGCGCTCGACACCTGTTATACGGCGCTGGCCATGGGGGCGGATCGCGCCATTCATGTGCCGGGCCCGGCGGAACTGTCGCCACTGGCCGTCGCCCGCCTGCTGCGCCAGGCGGCACAACAGGAAACCCCCGACCTGATACTGACCGGCCGTCAGTCCGCCACCGGCGACCACGGGCAGACCGGCGCCATGCTGGCTGCCCTGCTCGACTGGCCCCAGGCGACGGCGGCCACCTCCATCCTCGTCCGGCCCGACCGTCTGCGCGTCACCCGCCGCATAGAACACGGCACCGAACTGCTGGAGCTGGTGCCGCCAGCGGTCATCACCTGCGACGTGCTGATGGCGACGCCGCGTTATGTGACGGCGCCGCACTACAACAAGGCGCGGCAGATGCCGGTCGAGACCCTTGACCTGGATGTGGACGCGGCTGCGCTGGCTGCCGGCGTTGTGCCGGAGGACGCATTCGCGCCACCAGGCCGGCCGCCGGCGCGGACCACCCGCGATCCCGCCGAGCTGGTGCGCTGGCTGCGCGACTCCACAACCGTGCTGGATTGA
- a CDS encoding twin transmembrane helix small protein: MSGFLTIALVVAMAATVASLLFGVFTMTRRGGLSARHGNRAMQFRVGFQLAAIILLGLLFLLGR; this comes from the coding sequence ATGAGCGGCTTTCTCACTATCGCGCTCGTGGTGGCGATGGCGGCCACGGTGGCGTCACTGCTGTTTGGCGTTTTCACCATGACGCGGCGCGGCGGTCTCTCCGCGCGGCACGGCAATCGGGCCATGCAGTTTCGTGTGGGCTTTCAGCTCGCCGCCATCATCCTTCTGGGGCTGCTGTTTCTGCTGGGTCGTTAG
- a CDS encoding disulfide bond formation protein B, with translation MLRAAPLLLALSSLSLLGGAFAFEIFGGLDPCPLCLWQRWPHGAVIILALGAFLLDRSGRRTAAAVVLLAAGGVLAAGVGIAFFHVGVEQGWWPGLAACTAAPAGATVEELAQALASQPASCDQVAWSLLGLSMAAYNGLLSAGLALFALLAAGQRLTTGRRPS, from the coding sequence ATGCTGCGCGCAGCACCCCTCCTGCTCGCTTTGTCCAGCCTTTCGCTGCTGGGCGGCGCCTTCGCCTTTGAGATATTCGGCGGGCTTGATCCGTGCCCGCTGTGCCTGTGGCAGCGCTGGCCGCATGGCGCGGTCATCATCCTGGCCCTCGGCGCATTCCTGCTCGACCGCAGCGGCCGCCGCACGGCGGCGGCGGTCGTCCTTCTCGCTGCCGGTGGCGTCCTGGCGGCCGGCGTCGGCATCGCCTTTTTTCATGTGGGCGTGGAGCAAGGCTGGTGGCCAGGGCTGGCCGCCTGCACCGCCGCACCGGCCGGCGCCACGGTGGAGGAACTGGCCCAGGCGCTGGCCAGCCAGCCGGCATCCTGTGATCAGGTGGCCTGGTCCCTGTTGGGGCTCAGCATGGCGGCCTACAATGGGCTGCTGTCGGCCGGGCTGGCCCTGTTCGCCCTGCTTGCCGCCGGCCAGCGCCTGACAACCGGCCGGAGGCCGTCATGA
- a CDS encoding MATE family efflux transporter, with protein MPRLRRHVRQIVILSLPIIVARAGQLVLNFADTVMVGRAGPAELARLGFGLSLSITFIVAGVGLLMGTLAMTAQALGRGQSAEAGAVWRRSLPFALIVGVAAGGLTAASQLIFPFFTDDAALVADSGRVARIFALGLPAVMLYAATSMFLEGLRRPVAGMVIMIAANGVNVLLNWVFIFGHWGAPAMGAEGSALATSILRWLMVLAILAWVWWAPTLRRYGVRHGGPASWADGRAQRKLGYAAGASMAFELSAFSLLTLWVGRLGEVALGVHTIAMNLTVLVFMVAIGLGFATAVQVGEAKGAEQPHEMRLAGWTGLALTTITMTAGLILFRLAPDGLAAFYNDDPAVLALAGGVIAFAAWILIFDGGQTVMHSALRGLGDTWVPTLCHFTSYYVVMLPLAWLLAFRLELGLAGVWQAYLVGSMLSVALQAGRFRWLTRPPKADRVAF; from the coding sequence TTGCCGCGGCTGCGTCGGCACGTCCGCCAGATTGTGATCCTGTCGTTGCCGATCATTGTCGCCCGGGCCGGCCAGTTGGTTCTCAACTTCGCCGATACGGTGATGGTCGGCCGCGCCGGTCCGGCGGAGCTGGCGCGCCTCGGCTTTGGCCTGTCGCTGTCCATCACCTTCATTGTCGCCGGCGTCGGTTTGCTCATGGGCACGCTGGCCATGACGGCGCAGGCGCTGGGTCGCGGCCAGAGCGCAGAGGCCGGGGCGGTGTGGCGGCGCTCTCTGCCCTTTGCCCTGATTGTCGGTGTGGCGGCGGGCGGGCTGACGGCGGCGAGCCAGCTGATCTTTCCGTTCTTCACTGACGATGCGGCGCTGGTGGCGGACTCCGGTCGGGTGGCGCGCATCTTCGCGCTCGGTCTGCCGGCGGTGATGCTCTACGCCGCGACCTCCATGTTCCTTGAGGGGCTGCGGCGACCGGTGGCCGGCATGGTCATCATGATCGCCGCCAACGGGGTCAATGTGCTGCTCAACTGGGTGTTCATCTTCGGTCACTGGGGGGCGCCGGCAATGGGCGCGGAAGGGTCCGCCCTGGCCACCTCCATACTCCGCTGGCTCATGGTGCTGGCGATCCTGGCGTGGGTCTGGTGGGCGCCGACCCTCAGACGCTATGGCGTACGCCATGGCGGACCGGCCAGCTGGGCCGATGGCCGGGCACAGCGCAAGCTGGGCTATGCCGCCGGCGCCAGCATGGCCTTCGAGCTGTCGGCCTTTTCCCTGTTGACCCTGTGGGTCGGACGTCTCGGCGAGGTGGCGCTGGGGGTCCACACCATCGCCATGAACCTGACGGTGCTCGTCTTCATGGTCGCCATCGGGCTCGGCTTCGCCACGGCAGTGCAGGTGGGTGAAGCGAAGGGCGCGGAGCAACCGCATGAGATGCGGCTGGCTGGCTGGACCGGTCTCGCCCTGACGACCATTACCATGACGGCGGGTTTGATCCTCTTCCGTCTGGCGCCGGACGGGCTGGCGGCGTTCTACAACGATGATCCGGCGGTGCTGGCGCTGGCCGGCGGAGTCATCGCGTTTGCCGCCTGGATCCTGATTTTCGACGGCGGGCAGACCGTCATGCATTCGGCCCTGCGCGGTCTTGGCGACACCTGGGTGCCGACGCTGTGCCACTTCACCAGCTATTATGTGGTGATGCTACCGCTGGCCTGGCTGCTGGCTTTCCGGCTGGAACTGGGCCTGGCCGGCGTGTGGCAGGCCTATCTGGTCGGCAGTATGCTGTCCGTGGCCTTGCAGGCCGGCCGTTTCCGCTGGCTGACCCGTCCGCCGAAGGCGGACAGAGTGGCGTTCTAG
- a CDS encoding dienelactone hydrolase family protein has product MSTSSIRLDGPERLPQGAVSRVVVLLHGYGADGEDLIALADELTDALPGTAFLSPHGPEPCEAAGFGRQWFGLAERTPAEFDRGTDGVAPVIDRWLDRVLARFGLLPSALALVGFSQGAMLAMHVAVRRPSLLAGVVGFSGLLPAPGRLAAEIRTRPPMLLIHGAADEVIPVAALDLAERSLKDVGVAVQAVRRPGLGHGIDGAGLDQARRFLRHAFALSDA; this is encoded by the coding sequence ATGAGCACGTCATCCATACGACTGGATGGGCCTGAGCGCCTGCCGCAGGGCGCGGTCAGCCGCGTCGTGGTTCTGCTGCACGGCTATGGCGCCGATGGCGAAGATCTGATTGCCCTTGCGGATGAATTGACCGATGCCCTGCCGGGCACGGCATTTCTTTCGCCGCACGGGCCGGAGCCCTGTGAAGCGGCCGGCTTCGGCCGCCAGTGGTTTGGTCTGGCCGAACGAACGCCGGCGGAATTCGATCGCGGGACCGATGGCGTAGCGCCGGTGATCGATCGCTGGCTGGACCGGGTGCTGGCGCGTTTCGGGCTATTGCCGTCGGCCCTGGCCCTGGTTGGCTTCAGCCAGGGTGCCATGCTGGCCATGCATGTGGCCGTGCGCCGGCCGTCACTACTGGCCGGTGTTGTGGGCTTCTCCGGCCTGCTCCCGGCGCCCGGCCGTCTGGCCGCCGAAATCCGCACCCGGCCGCCGATGCTGCTGATCCATGGGGCGGCGGACGAGGTGATTCCGGTGGCCGCTCTGGACCTGGCCGAACGCTCCCTCAAGGACGTGGGGGTGGCGGTGCAGGCGGTCCGGCGGCCCGGTCTCGGCCATGGTATTGACGGGGCGGGTCTGGACCAGGCGCGCCGGTTCCTGCGTCACGCATTCGCCCTCTCCGACGCATGA
- a CDS encoding adenylate/guanylate cyclase domain-containing protein — MNDAPPPPLPDPAELSHWLIREGLAGATVPALLGGLAARLTDQGMLLLRVSLGSPTLHPIWRGHLNVWRRATGLAPQDAFSHVGAADTADSGQAGNPFVWMLMNDKRHLRLDPIKDDHPFDIVRRLGHEEGATDYAAWSVPLGNQGGRSVWESWRSGQAGAMSISFATDRPGGFRDAEIGLLDSLLPTLALGVRAAVASTVATSALETYLGPDAAQRVLSGEIIRGTTDTIDAAICYADLSGFTAVSDTLSAEDLVTTINAYMDCMALPFTSRGGEVLKFTGDGMLASFQLADRDHADVCRTALDAVEDAQDRVLALNAKRMERGQDIMGLDMALHLGEVRYGNVGAADRLDFTVIGPTVNEASRIEALSGTLDYPVLISETFARAALHCGARLSEIGRVRLRGVRTPRLLFTLKRYRDTA, encoded by the coding sequence ATGAACGACGCCCCGCCGCCGCCTCTGCCGGACCCGGCCGAACTCTCACATTGGCTGATCCGTGAGGGCCTTGCCGGTGCCACCGTGCCGGCGCTGCTTGGCGGGCTCGCCGCTCGCCTGACGGACCAGGGCATGCTGTTACTGCGGGTCAGCCTCGGCTCACCGACCCTGCATCCCATCTGGCGTGGCCATCTCAATGTCTGGCGCCGCGCCACCGGTCTGGCGCCGCAGGACGCCTTTTCCCATGTAGGAGCGGCAGACACCGCGGATTCGGGTCAGGCCGGCAATCCCTTCGTCTGGATGCTCATGAATGACAAGCGCCATTTGCGCCTCGACCCGATCAAAGATGACCACCCCTTCGATATCGTGCGGCGCCTGGGCCACGAGGAAGGGGCGACCGACTATGCCGCCTGGTCAGTACCGCTTGGCAATCAGGGCGGCCGCAGCGTGTGGGAAAGCTGGCGCAGCGGCCAGGCCGGCGCCATGAGCATCTCCTTCGCTACCGACCGGCCCGGCGGCTTTCGCGATGCGGAGATCGGTCTGCTGGACTCATTGCTGCCGACCCTGGCGCTGGGTGTGCGGGCGGCGGTCGCCAGCACGGTCGCGACCAGCGCGCTTGAAACCTATCTCGGGCCGGACGCGGCGCAGCGCGTGCTCAGCGGCGAAATCATCCGTGGCACCACCGACACCATCGATGCCGCCATCTGTTATGCCGATCTCAGTGGATTTACCGCGGTGTCCGACACCCTGTCGGCGGAAGATCTGGTCACAACCATCAACGCCTATATGGATTGCATGGCGCTGCCCTTTACATCGCGCGGCGGCGAAGTGCTGAAGTTTACAGGCGACGGTATGCTGGCCAGCTTTCAACTGGCCGACCGCGATCATGCCGATGTCTGCCGCACGGCGCTGGATGCGGTGGAGGACGCGCAGGATCGTGTGCTGGCCCTCAATGCCAAACGCATGGAGCGTGGTCAGGACATCATGGGACTGGACATGGCCTTGCACCTGGGCGAGGTGCGCTATGGCAATGTGGGTGCGGCCGACCGTCTGGACTTCACAGTCATCGGCCCGACGGTCAATGAAGCCTCCCGTATTGAGGCGCTGAGCGGTACGCTCGATTACCCCGTCCTCATCAGCGAGACCTTTGCCCGCGCGGCGCTCCATTGCGGCGCCCGCCTGTCGGAAATCGGCCGGGTGCGCCTGCGCGGTGTGCGCACACCGCGTCTGCTGTTCACGCTGAAGCGCTACCGCGACACCGCCTGA
- the hisIE gene encoding bifunctional phosphoribosyl-AMP cyclohydrolase/phosphoribosyl-ATP diphosphatase HisIE: protein MSETSEPAFTVDADALDWAKGGGLLPAVVQDSRSGHVLMLGYMNRDALDATLNTRQVTFWSRSRNTLWRKGETSGHVLALVSLHADCDGDTLLVRAVPAGPTCHTGSRTCFADDPGPALAFLAALDATIEQRRGADPATSYTARLLREGVARAAQKVGEEGVETALAGAGQDDAALTAEAADLLYHLMVLLRARHLSLAHVARELAGRHGSRPA from the coding sequence ATGAGCGAAACGTCTGAACCCGCCTTTACAGTGGATGCCGATGCACTGGACTGGGCCAAGGGCGGCGGCCTGCTGCCGGCCGTCGTTCAGGACTCGCGTTCCGGCCATGTGCTTATGCTCGGCTATATGAACCGCGATGCCCTGGACGCCACCCTGAACACCCGCCAGGTCACCTTCTGGAGCCGCAGCCGGAACACGCTCTGGCGCAAGGGCGAGACCTCCGGCCACGTCCTTGCGTTGGTTTCCCTCCACGCCGACTGCGACGGTGACACCCTGCTGGTGCGCGCCGTGCCGGCCGGTCCCACATGCCATACCGGCAGCCGCACCTGCTTCGCCGATGATCCGGGCCCGGCACTGGCTTTCCTGGCCGCCCTCGACGCCACCATCGAGCAGCGGCGGGGGGCCGATCCGGCCACCAGCTACACCGCCCGCCTGTTGCGCGAAGGCGTTGCCCGCGCCGCCCAGAAAGTGGGCGAGGAAGGCGTGGAGACGGCACTGGCCGGCGCCGGCCAGGACGATGCGGCGCTCACCGCCGAGGCCGCCGATCTGCTCTATCACCTGATGGTGCTGCTGCGCGCGCGCCATCTGTCACTTGCCCATGTGGCGCGGGAGCTGGCCGGACGGCATGGCAGTCGTCCGGCCTGA
- a CDS encoding YqaA family protein, producing the protein MLRPLYDRTLALAGHRRAEPALAIVSFVESSVFPVPPDVMIVPMVLARPGRAWRIAAIATIASVLGGLLGYAIGATLFDTVGQWILSIFGGGNGFAAFQAYYAVWGLWFVVGAALTPFPYKIITIASGALALDPVLFTIASVAGRGLRFFAEAALLRYAGPPARRFVERRLGTVTAIAFAVVLALIIVWRLV; encoded by the coding sequence ATGCTGCGACCCCTCTATGACCGTACGCTTGCTCTGGCCGGCCACCGGCGGGCCGAGCCGGCGCTGGCCATCGTCTCGTTTGTCGAGAGCAGCGTCTTTCCCGTGCCGCCCGACGTCATGATCGTGCCCATGGTGCTGGCCCGGCCTGGCCGCGCCTGGCGAATTGCCGCAATCGCAACCATCGCCTCCGTTCTGGGCGGCTTGCTGGGTTATGCCATCGGCGCCACGCTGTTTGACACGGTCGGCCAGTGGATCCTGTCCATCTTCGGCGGCGGCAATGGCTTCGCGGCGTTTCAGGCCTATTACGCCGTGTGGGGGCTGTGGTTCGTGGTCGGTGCCGCCCTCACCCCCTTTCCCTACAAGATCATCACCATCGCCAGCGGTGCGCTGGCCCTGGATCCCGTTCTCTTCACCATCGCTTCCGTCGCCGGGCGTGGCCTGCGCTTCTTTGCCGAGGCAGCGCTGCTGCGCTATGCCGGTCCGCCGGCGCGGCGTTTTGTGGAGCGACGGCTGGGCACGGTCACGGCCATCGCCTTTGCGGTGGTGCTGGCCCTGATCATTGTCTGGCGGCTCGTCTGA
- a CDS encoding demethoxyubiquinone hydroxylase family protein gives MIRVDQAGEYGAVRIYSGQLAVLGDTPAAEPLRHMLQQEEAHLAAFNAMVAERRVRPTVLQPLWHVAGYALGVATAALGPKAAMACTVAVEDVIDRHYREQQEKIAADQSLARSEKPLAERIAAFRAEELEHRDTALAAGAAEVPGYRLLSGAIRGATRLAIRLSTRL, from the coding sequence ATGATCCGTGTCGACCAGGCCGGGGAGTATGGCGCGGTGCGCATCTATTCAGGCCAGTTGGCGGTGCTTGGCGACACGCCCGCGGCCGAGCCCCTGCGCCACATGCTGCAGCAGGAGGAAGCGCATCTCGCCGCCTTCAACGCCATGGTGGCGGAGCGCCGGGTGCGGCCGACGGTGCTGCAGCCGCTGTGGCACGTGGCGGGCTACGCGCTGGGAGTCGCCACCGCGGCGCTGGGACCGAAAGCGGCCATGGCCTGCACCGTCGCCGTAGAGGACGTCATTGACCGTCACTACCGCGAGCAGCAGGAGAAAATCGCCGCCGACCAGTCCCTGGCCCGCAGCGAGAAGCCACTGGCTGAACGCATCGCAGCGTTTCGCGCGGAGGAACTGGAACACCGCGATACGGCGCTGGCCGCCGGTGCGGCCGAGGTTCCGGGCTACCGCCTGCTGAGCGGCGCCATTCGGGGCGCGACCCGTCTGGCCATCCGGTTGTCGACGCGCCTTTAG